In Chloroflexota bacterium, one DNA window encodes the following:
- a CDS encoding transposase, protein MVALRNLYRKGAFFMSTHSTPDESRHQPPEPAVEDENPSTVNLALLDILQRYENESLAEAWLTARRWPNGITCPRCDSSNIARPPDRRPLPYRCRTCRTQFSVKSHSALRSSKHSLGTWVQAFHICSAFSNPDAVDIRDILPVTNKAAWNLAMRIHEAWEFYKDDPQALETPRRLA, encoded by the coding sequence TTGGTAGCACTGCGCAACCTGTACCGCAAGGGGGCTTTCTTCATGAGCACGCATTCAACTCCCGACGAGTCTCGGCACCAACCACCTGAGCCCGCTGTTGAAGACGAGAATCCCTCCACAGTAAATCTGGCGCTACTTGACATCCTCCAGCGCTACGAGAACGAGAGTTTGGCCGAGGCGTGGCTCACCGCGCGTAGATGGCCCAACGGTATCACATGCCCTAGATGCGACTCCAGTAACATCGCCCGACCGCCAGACCGTAGGCCGCTGCCTTACAGGTGTCGGACATGTCGCACACAGTTCAGCGTCAAGTCCCACAGTGCACTCAGAAGCTCCAAGCACTCGCTCGGGACATGGGTTCAGGCTTTTCATATTTGCTCGGCTTTCTCTAATCCTGATGCCGTCGACATACGCGACATACTTCCTGTCACTAATAAGGCTGCTTGGAATCTCGCGATGAGGATCCACGAAGCTTGGGAGTTCTATAAAGACGACCCGCAGGCGCTGGAGACCCCGAGGAGGTTGGCATGA